The following are encoded together in the Pleurocapsa sp. FMAR1 genome:
- a CDS encoding nuclear transport factor 2 family protein, which translates to MTNSPDQEAVLAANQAFYDAFSSKELGNMNRLWWQGSSSLCIHPGGGMLVGWDTIQASWKSIFSNTDSIEIDVEVIKVEVDQAIAYIVVRETVLQSSRGRKLKAQSIATNIFQKMAQKWYLVQHHGSPIMR; encoded by the coding sequence ATGACTAATTCACCAGACCAAGAAGCAGTATTAGCTGCCAATCAAGCCTTTTACGATGCCTTTTCCAGCAAAGAACTGGGAAACATGAACCGTTTGTGGTGGCAAGGTTCGTCCAGTTTGTGTATTCATCCTGGAGGCGGGATGCTGGTGGGATGGGATACAATTCAAGCTTCTTGGAAATCTATTTTTAGCAACACTGATTCAATAGAAATTGATGTAGAAGTTATTAAGGTCGAAGTCGATCAAGCTATTGCTTATATAGTAGTCCGCGAAACCGTGTTGCAGTCGAGCCGAGGCAGAAAACTAAAAGCACAATCAATAGCAACCAACATCTTTCAGAAGATGGCACAAAAATGGTATCTAGTTCAACATCATGGTAGTCCGATCATGCGCTAG